A region from the Aegilops tauschii subsp. strangulata cultivar AL8/78 chromosome 5, Aet v6.0, whole genome shotgun sequence genome encodes:
- the LOC141022218 gene encoding uncharacterized protein codes for MLSLAWTRRGDAEAPPTPTPTWGGCSLHGLDIEVVREKDTVPGGNGNGLVAIPSYFWGARLAKRQDGGFPLYTGYSAARALVGKGAGAMADLRRLSREAEDMLAEMFASISSDGGGDAARPRVVQLRLSPELALWKSTQHAIGNVLPTKGAGLVQATPQVLALLGAADWPEAMTTTNALSGSGMANLLIGASDVRTLFSNYVVDMAFYYEHGYHKVFPSFSRLLRDGLADARSLRTPGGQQRREAVAIGASYIRAKIALEAAHRTLLKDRSGQMDRHAAQVMSLCESSILGMGAEAIARGFDVGAVTSDLVFSSPGTDVIDVGSDLVNSEVMNSFLNVADIAATGVVSETALRAIYDAYAATGARMYTQRWHEPVARMCITLYTWHLHNDRHMFLRRALLGWPKARKSPARPQREADFDEVFDTDFHTTGFSRPLDAEYACNGEETCDHVRRFLKVKGDQDHLLAALWSSIVTGPLEYVRKGEVDEQREKHLIESSRLQMVQLFSKGLIDEMVWLVAHASHHAWQVNYLFEAAMFGSILDGGELIGKLDRAE; via the coding sequence ATGTTGAGTCTCGCTTGGACTCGTCGCGGCGACGCGGAGGCACCACCCACCCCAACCCCAACCTGGGGTGGCTGCTCTCTCCATGGACTCGACATTGAGGTGGTGAGGGAGAAGGACACTGTCCCTGGCGGCAACGGCAACGGGCTAGTTGCAATCCCTTCGTATTTTTGGGGCGCCCGGCTGGCGAAGCGGCAAGATGGAGGCTTCCCCTTGTACACGGGCTACTCGGCGGCGAGGGCCTTGGTCGGCAAGGGGGCGGGGGCCATGGCGGATCTGAGAAGGCTGTCTCGCGAGGCGGAAGACATGCTGGCGGAGATGTTTGCTAGCATTAGCAGTGATGGCGGAGGCGACGCGGCACGGCCCAGGGTGGTGCAACTGCGACTGTCGCCGGAGCTGGCGCTGTGGAAAAGCACGCAGCACGCAATCGGCAACGTGTTGCCCACTAAGGGCGCCGGGCTGGTCCAAGCCACGCCGCAGGTTCTCGCCTTGCTGGGCGCCGCCGACTGGCCTGAGGCGATGACAACAACCAACGCCCTATCTGGTAGCGGCATGGCGAACCTGCTGATTGGCGCCTCCGACGTGCGCACCCTCTTCTCCAACTACGTGGTGGACATGGCATTTTATTACGAGCACGGGTACCACAAGGTGTTCCCCTCCTTCAGCCGCCTCCTGCGCGACGGGCTCGCCGACGCCCGCTCGCTACGAACCCCTGGTGGCCAGCAGCGACGCGAGGCCGTCGCCATCGGCGCGTCCTACATCCGAGCCAAGATCGCATTGGAGGCGGCGCACAGGACGCTCCTCAAGGACCGGTCGGGGCAGATGGACCGCCACGCCGCCCAGGTCATGTCCCTGTGCGAGAGCAGCATCCTCGGCATGGGGGCTGAGGCCATAGCCCGGGGCTTCGATGTCGGCGCCGTCACGAGCGACCTCGTCTTCAGCTCGCCCGGCACCGATGTCATCGATGTGGGCAGTGACCTGGTAAACTCCGAGGTCATGAACTCGTTCCTCAACGTGGCCGACATCGCCGCCACAGGCGTGGTGAGCGAGACGGCGCTGCGGGCCATCTACGACGCCTACGCTGCCACGGGAGCTCGGATGTACACTCAGAGGTGGCACGAGCCTGTGGCCCGGATGTGCATCACCTTGTACACTTGGCACCTGCACAACGACCGGCACATGTTCCTCCGCCGTGCCCTCCTAGGATGGCCCAAGGCCCGCAAGTCCCCGGCGCGGCCCCAGCGAGAGGCCGACTTCGACGAGGTCTTCGACACCGACTTTCATACCACCGGCTTCAGCAGGCCCCTTGACGCTGAGTATGCCTGCAATGGGGAAGAAACCTGCGACCACGTCCGGCGCTTCCTCAAAGTAAAAGGAGACCAAGACCACCTGCTGGCCGCCCTTTGGTCGTCCATTGTCACCGGTCCGCTGGAGTACGTCCGGAAGGGCGAGGTGGACGAGCAGCGTGAGAAACACCTCATTGAATCCTCGCGCCTGCAAATGGTCCAGCTCTTCTCCAAGGGCCTCATCGACGAAATGGTTTGGCTCGTCGCCCATGCAAGCCACCATGCCTGGCAGGTGAACTATCTGTTTGAGGCCGCCATGTTTGGCAGCATACTGGACGGGGGCGAGTTGATAGGCAAGCTCGATCGGGCGGAATAG